In one Ictalurus furcatus strain D&B chromosome 10, Billie_1.0, whole genome shotgun sequence genomic region, the following are encoded:
- the gpx4a gene encoding glutathione peroxidase 4a isoform X2, which yields MISCLSFLPKSAQVEDWKTATSIYDFTVTDIDGNEVSLEKYRGKVVIITNVATQUAKAPVNYSQFAQMHAKYAERGLSILAFPCNQFGNQEPGTHEEIKEYAKSYNAQFDLFSKIKVNGPEAHDLWKWLKAQPNGKGFLGNGIKWNFTKFLIDQKGQVVKRYSPLSNPIEIEVDVLKYL from the exons ATGAtctcttgtctttctttccttcccaaGTCTGCACAGGTGGAGGACTGGAAAACAGCCACGTCTATTTATGACTTCACTGTCACAGATATCGATGGCAATGAAGTGTCTCTGGAAAAATACAG aGGCAAGGTGGTTATCATCACCAACGTTGCCACCCAATGAGCCAAAGCCCCAGTAAACTACTCTCAGTTTGCACAGATGCACGCCAAGTACGCTGAGAGAGGTTTATCCATCCTGGCTTTCCCATGCAACCAGTTTGGCAACCAG GAACCTGGCACCCATGAAGAGATCAAAGAATATGCCAAATCCTACAATGCACAGTTTGACTTATTCAGCAAGATTAAAGTAAACGGACCAGAAGCTCATGACCTGTGGAAGTGGTTGAAAGCGCAACCCAATGGCAAAGGATTCCTAGGAAA TGGAATCAAATGGAATTTCACCAAG TTCCTCATTGACCAAAAAGGCCAGGTTGTGAAGAGATACTCACCACTGAGCAATCCAATT GAAATAGAAGTAGATGTCCTGAAATATCTGTAA
- the gpx4a gene encoding glutathione peroxidase 4a isoform X1 — protein MQLLPSSLLFSILLQIMSAQVEDWKTATSIYDFTVTDIDGNEVSLEKYRGKVVIITNVATQUAKAPVNYSQFAQMHAKYAERGLSILAFPCNQFGNQEPGTHEEIKEYAKSYNAQFDLFSKIKVNGPEAHDLWKWLKAQPNGKGFLGNGIKWNFTKFLIDQKGQVVKRYSPLSNPIEIEVDVLKYL, from the exons ATGCAGCTCCTACCatcctctctccttttctccatCCTCTTGCAAATCATG TCTGCACAGGTGGAGGACTGGAAAACAGCCACGTCTATTTATGACTTCACTGTCACAGATATCGATGGCAATGAAGTGTCTCTGGAAAAATACAG aGGCAAGGTGGTTATCATCACCAACGTTGCCACCCAATGAGCCAAAGCCCCAGTAAACTACTCTCAGTTTGCACAGATGCACGCCAAGTACGCTGAGAGAGGTTTATCCATCCTGGCTTTCCCATGCAACCAGTTTGGCAACCAG GAACCTGGCACCCATGAAGAGATCAAAGAATATGCCAAATCCTACAATGCACAGTTTGACTTATTCAGCAAGATTAAAGTAAACGGACCAGAAGCTCATGACCTGTGGAAGTGGTTGAAAGCGCAACCCAATGGCAAAGGATTCCTAGGAAA TGGAATCAAATGGAATTTCACCAAG TTCCTCATTGACCAAAAAGGCCAGGTTGTGAAGAGATACTCACCACTGAGCAATCCAATT GAAATAGAAGTAGATGTCCTGAAATATCTGTAA
- the gpx4a gene encoding glutathione peroxidase 4a isoform X3 has protein sequence MAFRKQKESAQVEDWKTATSIYDFTVTDIDGNEVSLEKYRGKVVIITNVATQUAKAPVNYSQFAQMHAKYAERGLSILAFPCNQFGNQEPGTHEEIKEYAKSYNAQFDLFSKIKVNGPEAHDLWKWLKAQPNGKGFLGNGIKWNFTKFLIDQKGQVVKRYSPLSNPIEIEVDVLKYL, from the exons TCTGCACAGGTGGAGGACTGGAAAACAGCCACGTCTATTTATGACTTCACTGTCACAGATATCGATGGCAATGAAGTGTCTCTGGAAAAATACAG aGGCAAGGTGGTTATCATCACCAACGTTGCCACCCAATGAGCCAAAGCCCCAGTAAACTACTCTCAGTTTGCACAGATGCACGCCAAGTACGCTGAGAGAGGTTTATCCATCCTGGCTTTCCCATGCAACCAGTTTGGCAACCAG GAACCTGGCACCCATGAAGAGATCAAAGAATATGCCAAATCCTACAATGCACAGTTTGACTTATTCAGCAAGATTAAAGTAAACGGACCAGAAGCTCATGACCTGTGGAAGTGGTTGAAAGCGCAACCCAATGGCAAAGGATTCCTAGGAAA TGGAATCAAATGGAATTTCACCAAG TTCCTCATTGACCAAAAAGGCCAGGTTGTGAAGAGATACTCACCACTGAGCAATCCAATT GAAATAGAAGTAGATGTCCTGAAATATCTGTAA